DNA sequence from the Antarctobacter heliothermus genome:
AGTGACGCCATGCGCCTCCAGCGGGATGATCGTCTTGCCGTCCGGGCTGGCAGGTTTTGCGGTCAACCCGAACATGCGCGGCTGACTGGGGCCATGAATATCCGCATCCAACAGGCCCACCCGTTTGCCCGCCCGCGCCAGCGCCACCGCCAGATTGGCCGAAACTGTGGATTTGCCCACGCCGCCCTTGCCCGACCCGATGGCAAGGATCGTCTTGACGCCTGCGGGCTTCATCACGCCCTCTTGCGGTTTGGCGTGTCCCCCCACCTTTAGCTGTGGCGGCGCTTTGCCGGCGGTCGGCGCGCTGAGCACCGCACTGGCAGAGGTCACACCAGCGACAGAGGCCGCAGCCCGCTCTGCTACCTGCCGCAACGGCTCCATCCGTTTGGCCGACTCGGCGCTCTGCGCCTCAATGACAAAGCGCACAACCCCGCCATCCACCCGCAAGGCTCGAATCATGTCTCTGGAAATCAGGTTTCCACCATCCGGCAATTCCACCTGTTTCAGCACTGTTTCGACGGCCGTCTTGATCTCAGACATGATTCTTCCTCGCTCACATTCCATTTTGGGTGGCGGTGACCTTGCGGCAACACAACCCATATCCATCTTTCTGCGCATCCATAGGGCGCTCGACGAAAAAATGAACATCATTCATATGCAATTTCTGCATGGCGGCATTGCCTATCCGTCCATTGTGCAGCTGCAGCATTTGCCCCATCTTTAGCGCAACCAAACGAACACAAACACTGAGGCACCGAAACAATGGCACTTGCAACTGCGAACATCACCAAAGCCCACGGCGGTTTGGGCGCACGATTTGCCAATTTGGTAGAGGCCCTGCAGGCCCGCGCCGCGCGCCGCAAAATCTACCGCGAAACCTATAGTGAGCTGGCATCGCTCAGCAACCGCGACCTTGCCGATCTTGGTCTGGCGCGCAGCGAAATCGGTCGCATCGCCTGGCAGGCGGCCAACGAAATCTGAGAATACAGGCCGGAGCGTTCTCCTCCCTGCTCCGCCTGAACTGGTGCCGATCTTCTCCTCCTCCCTTGAGGATCGGCGCCGCTAACAAAAGGGGCGAAAGCCTCGACTGAATGCGGGATCTCCTCCCAATTGACCCGCAGACAAAGCGGCGGCACCTCTCCTCCTCCCTGGTGTCGCCGCACCTAAATTCCGGGTCCCGATGACCCAACCGAAATGTGCGGTCCCTCTCCTCCTCCCTGGGACCAAACATTCGCGGCGATGCCTCTCCTCCTCCCTGGCATCGCCGCACGCTATTTCCGGGTCCCGATGACCCGACACGCAATGTGCGGTCCCTCTCCTCCTCCCTGGGACCAAACATTCGCGGCGGCACCTCTCCTCCTCCCTGGTGTCGCCGCACCTAATTCCGGGTCCCGATGACCCAACCGAAATGTGAGGTCCCTCTCCTCCTCCCTGGGACCAAACATTCGCGGCGATGCCTCTCCTCCTCCCTGGCATCGCCGCACGCTATTTCCGGGTCCCGATGACCCGACACGCAATGTGAGGTCCCTCTCCTCCTCCCTGGGACCAAACATTCGCGGCGGCACCTCTCCTCCTCCCTGGTGTCGCCGCACCTAATTCCGGGTCCCGATGACCCAACCGAAATGTGAGGTCCCTCTCCTCCTCCCTGGGACCAAACATTCGCGGCGATGCCTCTCCTCCTCCCTGGCATCGCCGCACGCTATTTCCGGGTCCCGATGACCCGACACGCAATGTGAGGTCCCTCTCCTCCTCCCTGGGACCAAACATTCGCGGCGATGCCTCTCCTCCTCCCTGGCATCGCCGCACCCTTATCGTTTCGAGGCCCCTCTCCTCCTCCCTGGGGCTCTCGTTGACTCAACCCGCGATGCTTGTCATCGCGGGTTTTTTTCCGTGCTTTCCCCCGTTCTGGACCCGCCGTGGCCGCCCTCGGACAGCGGCCCGGTCTCCGCGCCCCTTCCCCTTGGCGTCCACCTGTCGTAGACCCAGCGCCAACACAGACGAGGACGAGACCGATGCCGCTGGAAAAGAGTTTCAACGCTGCCGAGGCCGAACCGCGCCTCACCGCCAAATGGCTGGACACAGGGGCCTTCCGCGCCGGGGCAAACCGCTCGCGCGACGAAAGTTTTACAATCATGATCCCGCCGCCGAACGTCACCGGCGCGCTGCATGTGGGCCATGCGTTCAACAACACGCTGCAGGACATCCTGACCCGCTGGCACCGGATGCGCGGCTTTGACACGCTCTGGCAGCCCGGACAGGACCACGCGGGCATCGCGACCCAGCTGCAGGTCGAGAAAAAGCTCAAAGCCGAAGAAGGCAAGCGCCGCACCGATCTGACGCGCCCCGAATTTCTGGACAAGGTCTGGGAATGGAAAGGCCAATACGGCGGGACCATCATCAACCAGCTGCAGCGCCTCGGCTGTTCCTGCGACTGGGACCGCAACGCCTTTACCATGGCGGGCGCGCCGGGTGACCCGAAGACGGGGCATGAAAACAGCCCCAACTTTCACGACGCCGTCATCAAGGTCTTTGTCGACATGTTCGACAAGGGGCTGATTTATCGCGGCAAACGCCTCGTGAACTGGGACCCGCATTTTGAGACCGCGATTTCCGACCTTGAGGTCGAGAACATCGAAACCCCCGGCCACATGTGGCACTTCAAATACCCGCTCGCCGGTGGCGTCACCTATATGTACGAGGAAAAGGACGAAGAGGGCAAAACCGTCTTCTCCGAAGAACGCGATTACATCTCCATCGCCACCACCCGCCCCGAAACCATGCTGGGCGATGGTGCCGTTGCCGTACACCCATCGGACGAACGCTATGCCTCGATCGTTGGCCAACTCTGCGAAATCCCCGTCGGCCCGAAAGAGCACCGCCGTCTGATCCCGATCATCACCGACGAATACCCCGACCCCACCTTTGGCTCGGGCGCGGTCAAGATCACCGGCGCGCATGACTTCAACGACTACCAGGTCGCCAAGCGCGGCGGCATCCCCATGTACCGCCTGATGGACACCCGCGCCCAGATGCGCGACGACGGCGCGCCCTACGCCGAGGCCGCCGCGATCGCCATGAAGGTGGCCCAAGGCAAACAAACCCTGACAGAGGCCGAGGCCGACGCCATCAACCTTGTCCCCGACCACCTGCGCGGCCTCGACCGGTTTGAGGCCCGCGAAAAGGTCATCGCCGAGATCACCGCCGAGGGCCTGGCCGTCATGACGACGTCGGACGACCCCCGCCTTGGCCCGCAGAAAAAGCTAAAAAAAGGCGAGGAACCGCCCGCCGTCACCCCCGCCCCGCTGGTCGAATCCAAGCCGATCATGCAGCCCTTTGGCGACCGCTCCAAGGTCGTCATCGAACCGATGCTGACCGACCAGTGGTTTGTCGAAACCTCTGAAATCGTTGGCCCCGCGCTGGATGCCGTCCGCAGTGGCGACATCAAGATCATGCCGGAATCGGGCGAGAAAGTGTACTACAACTGGCTCGACAATATCGAACCATGGTGCATCTCACGCCAGTTGTGGTGGGGCCACCAGATCCCGGTCTGGTACATCCCCGGCGAAGAGGACTGGTACCCGATCTGCGCCGCGAACGAATCCGAAGCGTTGGACAAGGCCCGCGCCATTTCCGCCGAAGGCACCGAATTCCGCATCGTCGAGAACGCTCAAGAGGCGGCTGAGGTGCTCGAAGACCTCCGCGAGCACATGCATCTGCGCACCGAAGGCCGCATTCGCACCGCCGATAGCCCCGCGCAACTGCCCATGTTCCGCGACCCCGACGTGCTGGACACATGGTTCTCATCCGGTCTCTGGCCCATCGGCACCCTTGGCTGGCCCGAGCAAACCGATGAACTCAAACGATTCTTCCCGACCTCCGTGCTGATCACCGGGCAGGACATCCTGTTCTTCTGGGTGGCGCGGATGATCATGATGCAGCTTGCCGTCGTCGATCAGATCCCCTTCCACACCGTCTACCTGCACCAGCTCGTCCGCGACGAGAAGGGCAAGAAGATGTCGAAAACCACCGGCAACGTCATCGACCCGCTGGAGATCGTTGACGACTACGGTGCCGACGCGCTGCGCTTTACCAATGCCTCGATGGCTTCTATCGGTGGCGTGCTGAAACTCTCGGTCGACCGCATCGCGGGCTACCGCAATTTCGGAACAAAACTCTGGAACGCCTGCCGCTTTGCCGAGATGAACGGCGTTTTCGAGGGCCACGCCACCCGCGCCGAGGCCCCGCAGGCCGCGCAAACCGTGAACAAGTGGATCTTGGGTGAAACCGCCCGCGTGCGCGAAACCGTGGATCTGGCGCTGACCGAATACCGCTTCAACGATGCGGCCAACGCGCTTTATGCCTTCACTTGGGGCAAGGTCTGCGACTGGTACGTCGAATTCGCCAAACCCCTGTTCGACGCGCAGGATGAGGCCGTCGTGGCCGAGACCCGCCAGACGATGGCATGGGTGCTGGACCAGTGCCTGACCCTGCTGCACCCGATCATGCCCTTCATCACAGAGGAACTCTGGGACACGCTGGGCGCGCGGTCCAAACTGCTGGTTCACGCCGATTGGCCGACCTATGCCGCCGCCGACATGGTCGACCCGGCCGCTGAGGCCGAAATGTCATGGGTTATCGCCCTGATCGAAGGCGTCCGGTCGGCGCGCGCGCAAATGCACGTCCCCGCGGGCCTTTATGTGCCGATGCTGGTCAAGGGCATCTCTGCCGACGAACAGGCCGCGTGGGACCGCAATGAGGTGCTGATCAAGCGCCTCGCCCGGATCGAGGGGCTAGAGGCGGTCGCCGACTTCCCCAAAGGCTGCGTGACCGTCCCCGTGGGCAACGCCACCTTTGGCCTGCCGCTGGCCGACATCATTGATGTAGGCGAAGAAAAGGCCCGTCTGGAAAAGACCCTTGGCAAGCTGGGCAAGGAAATCGGCGGACTTAAAGGCCGGTTGAACAACCCCAAATTCGCCGTCTCCGCCCCGCCGGAAGTGGTCGAAGAAGCCCAGGAAAACCTCCGCCTGCGCGAAGGCGAAGAGGCCAAGCTGAAAGAAGCGCTGGCGCGACTGGCCGAAATCGGCTGACGATCCAGACCGCAGACATGAAAAGGCCGGGCAACGTGCCCGGCCTTTTTTGTTGCCTGCGGGTTTGGGTGCTCTGTGACGGCAAAGCTTTTGACATCTTTGGTGGGGCGTTGCGGGCTGGTCGGAGAGATATGCGCGAAAGTTGGTGATGCCCTGAGGGGCGACATATCATGGCGGTGTCGAAGCGCCGTCAATTCTCAACCGAGAAAGGGATATGCCACATGCAAGAGAATACCATCACCCAGCTATCTGATCCATCCGGGATTTCGCCGGACCCGCTGACCGACCTCATCCGGGACGGCGCGCGCAAGCTGATCGAGCAGGCGATTGAGGCGGAACTGTCCACGCTGCTTGGCGCCTTTGCCGATCACAAGCTTGAGGATGGTCGCGCAAGACTGGTTCGTCATGGGCACCTGCCCGAGCGTGAGATTTTGACCGGTGTCGGGCCTGTTGCCGTGACGGTGCCGCGTGTGCGGGACCGCAAGCCGGGCACGGACAAGATCGCGTTCACGCCCAGCATCCTGCCGCGGTATCTGCGCAAGGCAAAGTCGGTCGAAGAGCTGCTGCCCTGGCTTTACCTGAAGGGCGTGTCCACCGGCGATTTCAGTGAGGCGCTTGCCGCCCTGCTGGGGCCACACGCCAAGGGCCTCTCGGCCACTACGATCACGCGGCTGAAAGCGGACTGGTGGTCCGAGTACGAGGCCTGGGAAAAGCGTGACCTCGGCACCCGGCGGTTTCTCTACATCTGGGCCGACGGCGTCTATTTCAAGCCGCGAAGGGCCGAGGAAAAACAATGCGTTTTGGTGATCGTGGGTGCGGATGAATACGGCCGCAAGGAGCTGCTGGCCATGACCGACGGCTTCCGCGAAAGCACTCAGAGTTGGCGCGAGGTTCTGCTCGATCTCAAACGCCGCGGACTGAAGCAGGATCCCAAGCTCGCCATAGGCGACGGCGCCCTGGGGTTCTGGGCGGCACTGCGCGAGGTCTTCCCCTCGACACAGGAGCAGCGGTGCTGGCTCCACAAAACCATGAACGTGCTCAACGCGCTGCCGAAATCGGTGCAAGCCAAGGCCAAGGCGCACCTGCACGACATCTGGCAGGCCGAAACCCGAGCCGCGGCGTCGGCCGCCTTCGACTTCTTCGTCGATGCCTACGGCGTGAAATGGGACAAGGCAGTCGCCAAGTTGGTCAAGGATCGGGATGCACTACTGACCTTCTACGACTACCCGGCCGAACACTGGAAACACATCCGGACGTCAAATCCGATCGAGAGCACGTTCGCCACCGTCAGACACAGGACGAAACGCACCAAGGGCTGCCTCAGCCGCAAGACTGGGCTCGCCATGGCTTTCCGGCTGATGATGTCTGCTCAGACGAAATGGCGAAAACTCGACGGGCGGAATCGCCTCCCGGAGGTCATCAGCGGGGTTGAGTTCCGCGACGGCGTCCGCCAACTTCAAAACGCCGCCTGATCACGCGTCACCAACTTCTGCGCATATCTCCTGGTCGGAACGGCACAGCCACTTGCCGCTATCACACTCTCGGCAGCCCCTGACAGGACTTCACCGAAAGATAGTGCCGGAACTAGACCCATCATTGTATATGCAGCCCAGTCTGCAAATGTAGTAATCGACCCAACACCACATCCCTGACCAGCCAGATGATCGACCATCCGAGCAACTGTTAAGCCTTTGCTCGCATCCGATTTCGCACCATAGATCTGGCAGTTCCGGGCCGCCTCCGCCCGGCACGTTTGGCGCTCGCATTGCTTGAGCAGACATGCCGTTGCCGCTGTCTGAGCAACCGCAACTACAACTTTTTTGAGGAGACGTAGACATCGCCACCAGCAGGATGTCTGAGATTGAGACCGTTAGCCGCCCACCAATCGTTATCTCAGATTTTGGATCAAGAAAAAAAACGGCGGTGTCGTGCGAGTCACTTGGAGTAGCCACATCAACGATTGAGCTTTCATCAATCTCAATGGTTTGGCCCATCGGAGACAGGGACCTATGAATACAAATCTTCCCCTTTCCGGCAGGGCCGTTATAGCCCCGAACGCCGATTAGCGGTCGACCTTTCTTTTCTAATGATGGATGGATTCGAATGTTCTTTGCGGATTCTTCCATTGCAATTGTCCTCCGAATTGTGAACGGGAACTGGTGTTCACAGCGGCATTCTATCACACTAACGCCATCTACGCTTCACAAGGCTGGGGAGAGATGCTGTTTCGGAGAGTGGTGTAGGTTCTGCTATCGCAGATCAGGACCTGTCGTGCGTCACACAACATTGGCCTATCTGGGGTCAAAGAGGTCCGTGCGTTCCGAAGAGCTAGTGATCCCGCTTCGACCTCCAAACCCACAAAATCCGGGCGCTTTTTGCTGCCCTGTCTATGTCATGCAGACCTGCATACGACACGCCGACCAATGCGCAAACGCCACGCGCCTCCGCACCCGCCGGGGGAGGCAAACCTTAACGGTTCGTAAAAACGCCTCTGTAAGCCATTGATTTCACTTAGGCGCAAAGCTGTCCACGCGTGGACAGCCCCAATTCACACCAGTGCCGGGGTCATTCTGATCACAGTCGGCCCCTCCGCCTGAAACGCCTCTACCAGCGCCGCTTGTAGCCCCTCCAGATCCGACGGCTCCACCGAGCCGGCCCCATAGGCCCGCGCGAGGGCCAGAAAATCAGGGTTCCTCGCCACCACCGCATTGGGGGCGATCTGGCTGGCCACCATACTGTCGCGGATCTCCCCCAAAGAGCCATTGTCCCAGACCAGAATAGGCAGCGGCAGGCCCAGCTCCACCGCCGTGCCCAGCTCTGGCAGGGTATATTGCAGGCCATAGTCGCCCATGATCGCACAGGTCGGCAGCCCCTTGCGCGCCACCGCCCCACCAATCGCGGCGGGCAGCGCATAGCCCAGCGTGCCAAAGCCGGACGGATGATGCCAATGGCCCGCGCGCGGCATGTCCCAGACCTCCTTGCCGCCATAGGCCAGCTGGGTCATATCCGAATAGATCATCGCATCGTCCGGCATCGCGGCCCGCAACGTCTCCGCCACCTCAACAATGCCGGGACGCTCCGCCATGATCTCGCCCCGCCAACGACGGCGCGTCTCGGCCACACGGCCCGCATCCCAACAGGCAGTCCGATCATCGTTGCGCGCCGGGATCGCGATGGTCAGTGCTTTCATCAACGCCGCCGCGTCGCCGACAAACCCCATGTCCCCAGCCCGCAAGCCTGACAGCACCTCCGGATCCAGATCCACCCGGATCGTGCGCCCCGTGTTGCCCAAGCGATCCCGCCACAGATCCACTTCGGACAGTTCCGTCCCCAAGGCCACAACCAGATCCGCCTCTGCCGCGATCCGCGCGCTATCGGGTCGTGCAAGGAACGAGCCAAAGAACAGCGGCTGATCCGCAGGCACAATGCCCCGCCCCGCATAGGTCACGAAACTGGCCGCCCCGGTCTGCTGCAACAGCGCCGGCACATACTCGGCCCCCGCCGCCGCCCCGCCACCAAACACGAACAAGGGTTTCTCTGCCTCGGTGAGCGCATCAATCACGGCGTAGATCTGATCGTGTGTCAGATGCGGCACCTCGGGCCGCAAGGGGGGCTCTGGCGCCGGATCGGCCAGCGCACCCAACGCCGCAATCGGCACATGCAGCGCCTTGGGCCGGGGCCGCGCGCTGGCAAATTCGCCAAAAGCCCGGTCAATCAGGGCAAAGACCGCCGTCGGATCAGAGGCCGTTTCCGACCAGTCGCACACCGTCGCGCCCGCCGCCCGCTGGTCGCGCATCTGGTGCAACTGCCCGCGCCGCGCCGCCACCTCATCCAGACAAGAGGCCAGCGCCAGCACCGGCACGCTGTCGGAATAGGCCTGCCCCAGTGCCGTCATGGCATTCACAAAACCCGGACCCGTGATCAAATAGCACACGCCCGGACGCCCCGAGGCACGGGCATAGCCATCGGCCATGAACCCCGCCCCCTGTTCGTGCCGGGCCAGAACATGCGTGATGCCGGCCTCTTCGATGCCGCGATACATTTCGACATTGTGCACGCCGGGAATGCCAAAGATCACCTCGACTCCACGCGCTTTCAGGGCATGGCTGATCTGTGCGCCAAGGGGTTTCTGCATCAGGCCCTCCAAAAGCCAATTGTGAACAGGGCAAAGACGGCCAGCAGTTCCAGCCGCCCGACCAGCATGGCAAAAGTCAGGATCCATTTTGCCGTGTCGCTGAGACCAGCAAAGTTGCCGGTCGGACCGATCTTATCCCCCAGCCCCGGTCCGATATTGGCGATCGCCGTGGCCGCCCCGGAAACAGAGGTGATGAAATCCAGCCCCGTCAGGCTGAGTGCGACAGACAGCACCCCCAGCGTGACGACAAAGAAAACAAAAAAGCTCATGACCGAACTCATGACATCCGGGCCCACCGGGCGCCCCTCGTAACGCGGAACGAAAACACCGTGTGGGGCACGAATACGGCGCAACTGCACCCGGATCGAGGCGAACAACAGTTGATACCGAAAAATCTTGACCGAACAGGCGGTCGATCCCGCACAGCCGCCAATCAACCCGATGAAAAAGAACATCGCCACAAGGAACGGCCCCCAAGTCATGTAGTCGACGCTGGAAAAGCCGGTGCCCGTCATGATCGAGGTGATATTGAACAGGGCTTCGCGCACGGCCTGTTCCGGATGGTGTGGAAAAATCGACAATAAGATAGAGGCGGTGACGACAACCAACACAGCGATGATGGTCACAAACGTCACAACCTGACTGTCCCGGAACAAAACAAAACGGTGCCCGGCAACCATCTGGACGTAGCGGACAAAAGGCAGCGCCGCGAGCACCATAAAGACCGAGGCGACGTACTCTGCCGGACCTGCAAAGACTGCAAAAGAGACATCGTAATTGGCGAAACCGCCGGTGGACACGGTGGTCATCGCGTGCACCGTCGCGTCAAAGGCGTTCATCCCGCAAAACAGGTAGAAGATCGTGCAGAACAGCGTGAGCGAAATGTAGATCGACGAGATCGACGCCGAGATTTGCGTCGCACGGGGCAGGATCTTGCCCATCGTGTCAAACGCCTCAGACCGAAAAATCTGCATCCCGCCGACCCGCAGTTCGGGTAGAAAAACCATGGCGACAACGATGATGCCGATCCCCCCCAGCCATTGCAGCAACCCGCGCCACAGCAACAGCCCTTTGGGAAGATCGTCGAGGCCAGTAAAGACGGTCGACCCGGTGGTGGTCAGCCCCGACATGGCCTCGAACAGCGCGTCCGTATAACTGGCGTCTGTGGCGCCCAGAACAAACGGCAAGGCACCAAAGACCGGCAGAGCGACCCAAACCCCAGTGGTCAACAAAAAGGTCTGCTGAAGGGTCAAGCCCTCTTTGACCGCGTTGGAGCAGGCCAATGACGTCAGCCCGCCCGCCAGAATGGTGATTGAGGCGCTTTCCAGAAAAACTGGCCATTCGCCACGGCCTTCGGCCAGATCGACCACAAGGGGCAACAGCATGGTGCCACCTAGACAGGCGACCAACAGGCCAATCACATAGGCGACAGGACGTACATCGAACATGAAGGCGAGCGTTGGCCTGACCGCGCGGGACTGTCAAGCATACGGGTTACAACTGAGCGCCAGATCACGGTAACTGTCCCCGCCAGACGTTGATCAAGCAGCCAGAAGATCGCGAAAGACAAACGGTAGAATGTCGTCCCGACGGATACCAAGGCTGGCCAGTTCGGCGTCGCTTGCGCATTCCAACGTGATGATCTGGCGTAACCGGGCACG
Encoded proteins:
- a CDS encoding valine--tRNA ligase, giving the protein MPLEKSFNAAEAEPRLTAKWLDTGAFRAGANRSRDESFTIMIPPPNVTGALHVGHAFNNTLQDILTRWHRMRGFDTLWQPGQDHAGIATQLQVEKKLKAEEGKRRTDLTRPEFLDKVWEWKGQYGGTIINQLQRLGCSCDWDRNAFTMAGAPGDPKTGHENSPNFHDAVIKVFVDMFDKGLIYRGKRLVNWDPHFETAISDLEVENIETPGHMWHFKYPLAGGVTYMYEEKDEEGKTVFSEERDYISIATTRPETMLGDGAVAVHPSDERYASIVGQLCEIPVGPKEHRRLIPIITDEYPDPTFGSGAVKITGAHDFNDYQVAKRGGIPMYRLMDTRAQMRDDGAPYAEAAAIAMKVAQGKQTLTEAEADAINLVPDHLRGLDRFEAREKVIAEITAEGLAVMTTSDDPRLGPQKKLKKGEEPPAVTPAPLVESKPIMQPFGDRSKVVIEPMLTDQWFVETSEIVGPALDAVRSGDIKIMPESGEKVYYNWLDNIEPWCISRQLWWGHQIPVWYIPGEEDWYPICAANESEALDKARAISAEGTEFRIVENAQEAAEVLEDLREHMHLRTEGRIRTADSPAQLPMFRDPDVLDTWFSSGLWPIGTLGWPEQTDELKRFFPTSVLITGQDILFFWVARMIMMQLAVVDQIPFHTVYLHQLVRDEKGKKMSKTTGNVIDPLEIVDDYGADALRFTNASMASIGGVLKLSVDRIAGYRNFGTKLWNACRFAEMNGVFEGHATRAEAPQAAQTVNKWILGETARVRETVDLALTEYRFNDAANALYAFTWGKVCDWYVEFAKPLFDAQDEAVVAETRQTMAWVLDQCLTLLHPIMPFITEELWDTLGARSKLLVHADWPTYAAADMVDPAAEAEMSWVIALIEGVRSARAQMHVPAGLYVPMLVKGISADEQAAWDRNEVLIKRLARIEGLEAVADFPKGCVTVPVGNATFGLPLADIIDVGEEKARLEKTLGKLGKEIGGLKGRLNNPKFAVSAPPEVVEEAQENLRLREGEEAKLKEALARLAEIG
- a CDS encoding DUF1127 domain-containing protein → MALATANITKAHGGLGARFANLVEALQARAARRKIYRETYSELASLSNRDLADLGLARSEIGRIAWQAANEI
- a CDS encoding 5-guanidino-2-oxopentanoate decarboxylase is translated as MQKPLGAQISHALKARGVEVIFGIPGVHNVEMYRGIEEAGITHVLARHEQGAGFMADGYARASGRPGVCYLITGPGFVNAMTALGQAYSDSVPVLALASCLDEVAARRGQLHQMRDQRAAGATVCDWSETASDPTAVFALIDRAFGEFASARPRPKALHVPIAALGALADPAPEPPLRPEVPHLTHDQIYAVIDALTEAEKPLFVFGGGAAAGAEYVPALLQQTGAASFVTYAGRGIVPADQPLFFGSFLARPDSARIAAEADLVVALGTELSEVDLWRDRLGNTGRTIRVDLDPEVLSGLRAGDMGFVGDAAALMKALTIAIPARNDDRTACWDAGRVAETRRRWRGEIMAERPGIVEVAETLRAAMPDDAMIYSDMTQLAYGGKEVWDMPRAGHWHHPSGFGTLGYALPAAIGGAVARKGLPTCAIMGDYGLQYTLPELGTAVELGLPLPILVWDNGSLGEIRDSMVASQIAPNAVVARNPDFLALARAYGAGSVEPSDLEGLQAALVEAFQAEGPTVIRMTPALV
- a CDS encoding Mrp/NBP35 family ATP-binding protein, whose amino-acid sequence is MSEIKTAVETVLKQVELPDGGNLISRDMIRALRVDGGVVRFVIEAQSAESAKRMEPLRQVAERAAASVAGVTSASAVLSAPTAGKAPPQLKVGGHAKPQEGVMKPAGVKTILAIGSGKGGVGKSTVSANLAVALARAGKRVGLLDADIHGPSQPRMFGLTAKPASPDGKTIIPLEAHGVTVMSIGSMLAEDKAVVWRGPMLMGALQQMLMQVEWGTKDVLIVDLPPGTGDVQLSLCQKSEVAGAIVVSTPQDVALLDARKALDAFATLNTPVLGLIENMAVFTCPHCGKDSHIFGHGGVVTEAEKMGLPLLAQLPIDLDTRLGGDGGQPIALGDSAMAQSYAQLADRLIKSGIV
- a CDS encoding TrkH family potassium uptake protein; the encoded protein is MFDVRPVAYVIGLLVACLGGTMLLPLVVDLAEGRGEWPVFLESASITILAGGLTSLACSNAVKEGLTLQQTFLLTTGVWVALPVFGALPFVLGATDASYTDALFEAMSGLTTTGSTVFTGLDDLPKGLLLWRGLLQWLGGIGIIVVAMVFLPELRVGGMQIFRSEAFDTMGKILPRATQISASISSIYISLTLFCTIFYLFCGMNAFDATVHAMTTVSTGGFANYDVSFAVFAGPAEYVASVFMVLAALPFVRYVQMVAGHRFVLFRDSQVVTFVTIIAVLVVVTASILLSIFPHHPEQAVREALFNITSIMTGTGFSSVDYMTWGPFLVAMFFFIGLIGGCAGSTACSVKIFRYQLLFASIRVQLRRIRAPHGVFVPRYEGRPVGPDVMSSVMSFFVFFVVTLGVLSVALSLTGLDFITSVSGAATAIANIGPGLGDKIGPTGNFAGLSDTAKWILTFAMLVGRLELLAVFALFTIGFWRA
- a CDS encoding IS256 family transposase, with the translated sequence MQENTITQLSDPSGISPDPLTDLIRDGARKLIEQAIEAELSTLLGAFADHKLEDGRARLVRHGHLPEREILTGVGPVAVTVPRVRDRKPGTDKIAFTPSILPRYLRKAKSVEELLPWLYLKGVSTGDFSEALAALLGPHAKGLSATTITRLKADWWSEYEAWEKRDLGTRRFLYIWADGVYFKPRRAEEKQCVLVIVGADEYGRKELLAMTDGFRESTQSWREVLLDLKRRGLKQDPKLAIGDGALGFWAALREVFPSTQEQRCWLHKTMNVLNALPKSVQAKAKAHLHDIWQAETRAAASAAFDFFVDAYGVKWDKAVAKLVKDRDALLTFYDYPAEHWKHIRTSNPIESTFATVRHRTKRTKGCLSRKTGLAMAFRLMMSAQTKWRKLDGRNRLPEVISGVEFRDGVRQLQNAA